The following nucleotide sequence is from Rhizoctonia solani chromosome 15, complete sequence.
AGGCGCTTTGTATCCTTTTGCGCATTGTGGAATACATGCTGACTACTTGTGCTTGCGTCTGCTAGGTGAAATCAAGATTATTACGGGCAAGGTGTCTAGGAACGAGAGCAGGATCGAGCAAGGCATCGCGCTCAAGACTGGTCAAGATCCTACTAGTCCTATCCACAAGCACTAGATTTAATCTTGCCTTGCCTTGCCGACATCGAACCGAACCGAATCCGTCTGAACTGAACCAGATACCGTATGGATGATTGTGGGGGGAAAATATGAATTTCTTTTTCCGAATGATGGGTATAATGTAATAGTCATAAAGACGTGCGAtcccccccctttttttaATGCCCACATGTCTTTCACTCTGTTTTGTATTGTATAATATAACAATTTTTTTCTTGGCTTTTTTATCAAATGCTTCGAGAGGTGGTGGTATAGTCTCTATACATCATAAGCGTGCTATCAGTCCCGATAGTATTTGGGTAGTACAAGTTCAGCTTTATTGCTTCGTGTGTTGActacatatatgcgcacaaaTATCAACAGAGAGAATGAGTACTCGGTTTGTTTTTCCATGTGACACGAGTGTTTATTTACTTGTGGATGCTGTGAGTCTCCCTGTCTGGCGGGGAAAGTGCAAAACGTACGAGCTCAATGAGGACATAGCGCACCTAGCTTGAGTTTCTTCTCCGAGTTGTGACATGCCTTACGAGCAAATTGGTCCAGCTATTGTAGGGCAAAGTTGGAAATCTTCGGGTAGCACAAAAAGGGTAGTCTATTCTATCTCgtgcatacatacatgttCTACCTATCAATCCAGGCGTTCTGTGGTGCATATTTCATCGTCTCATTAGCTCCCCCGCTTTTCTGGATTACACTAAACTGGCCCAGTAAGACCACTCGATTGGCCAatgccaaaaaaaaaaggctaCTGCGAAAGCTCATGTACTCCAAGATCAATGCGGCACATCATAAACCACTACCCGAACCTAATTTGCGCCAAGTATATCAAAGTTTGCGAATCAATCGAGTTCAAGATACAATCAACTCTCTCCCGAATCGCAGCCTCCATCCCCATTTGCGCAATCAAGGGATCCAACAACTGAATTACCCACAGACCCCTCAATTACTGGTAAGTTGGGTGCAAACTAGACTTTGTTTTAGCGTAATTATAAACCCATCGATCATCGCTCCGAAAAACTTGCGAATCAGGGTTGATCCTACGTAGTATGAACCGTCGGTAATAAAGAAATACAGGAACGAATGTGTTGAAAGGTTAGATTTTTGCCGATCCATTCAATTCCTTCGCGGCGACCTTGAATGGCAAGCTCTGATTTAAATTCTTAGAAAAATAAGCTCGAGAGGCGATCGTTTTGATCAAGAATGAAGAAATTGAGATGGCGTTCTTTCAACGGCAATGGATCGATAATCCCTGAGCTTAACTTGCACACCACGGCCCGACTCTATTGGCGAATTCGAACCCATCGGAAAACGCATGTCCTCACTTTACTAATTGCATCGAAGCATCCAAGATCAGCGTGCGAGTGCGTATCTCTATTCATCTTGCAAGTTTTTCTCTGTGGGCATGGGACGAACTAGAACCAGAAGCTAACGCTAAAGCTGTTTCCTCCCACACCCCGCATCGCATGCCACCACCCCGGGGGAATAATCAGTGCATCCCCGGGGCTCAGGACGACGCTCTGGGCCATGGGAAGAGTGTGGCTAAAGAAGAGGGGATACGATGGGTCGTGGGTGTTGAACTGAGAGAGCGAATACGTCGATCGAGGATGTATTTCCCATCATTCCCTCGCGTTTAGGATGCGACTTGGTTCGGTCGGGGTATCACCTTCGTGTGATGGTTTGGATATCGGATTGAATGCATACATCCCTGATGAGGCCTCGGGTGGAGCAAGCCAGATAATTTTGAAGCCCACGATTTGAACTGAGGGTGTATTGTTAGGGCTGAGAAATAGAAAAATACGAGCAAAATGGATGCACCGTATATGTTATAATATGGATCCTGTAGTACATATGCGCTCCGAGTAAGCTCACATATATGGAATTGTAGTAAATTCGCCTCACAGTATGGGCAGGGCTATTTGCTCCCCTTCCTCCGCACCAGGCATTGATTACAAGTTGTTCATTATTTCCCGGTGGCCCAACATAACCTAAATCCATGTAAAAATACCATTACCCGGGATGAAACAGTCCCCCAACGTACAAGGGTGACTCTCAGGCTCGGCATATACATAATCCGGCACTTGAATATCGGCTCGTAACTTGGGAAACTGGGTAAATAGAGAGTGCTGTGCGAGGTACAGCTGCTCAGTATCATCTACTTCCTCTCCCCATCCAATTTTATCCAAAAAATCGCTCCAGGGCACGAGCTCGACGCTCCAGTCGTCGGTGCGATAGTCTCCCCCTCGTTCGACGGGTACGATTCGGCCTCGTCCTGCGCATGAGACGAGGTAGGATTTTGATTTCCAGTTTGTAGTGGCGGGCCATGAAGATGCGAAGCCTGGAAGTACGAACGGACGTTGTGCACGAGCCGGGAATGCGGAAAGGGAGGGAGGCGGGGTTATCGTGGGGACTAAATCTGTACCAAGGGACAGCGTAGGTTGTTGAGATAATACCCGATGTGGCGTAGAAATATCAATTACTAGAGGGAGGTACCAACGCTGGATGAAAGAAATGCAGGAGAGCGTGAGTTCGAGTCTGCCTTCACCAGGAGCTCCAGCGAGAATGATTGCTTGGTCGAGAAGTCGGATTGCTCGTTCCCATTCGTCGTTAGATTGGGCGTTCTCCGATTTTCCTATGGATGATTTCTCTTTGAGTAATTTTAAGCAACGAAGTAGGACAGTATCCGTATAGAGTCGTCGCCATTCACGTCCCAAAGCTAGCTTTGACTGCACAGTTTCTGGATCCAGTTCAAACAATTCAAGTGATCCAAGAAAATTCTGTCCACACTCTATAAGGTCTAGCAAAAGATTGTCGGGTTAAGTGAGTTGTATCAATTGCAGCGGAGGCCGGACCTTGAGTATTAGGATGCAAAGTATCTTCAAGATCTTGGAGCAGAGACACAAGCACTGTACCAGGCCATTCTTGGTCTTCCAAAAAACTTAAAGTATTTCTCTGATAATCATAGCTACTGTCGCTCTGGTAGTCTGACCCTGAAGACATGTCGTTGAAGAGCGCAGAAGAGACAAGGAGGTTCACCCTGTAGATCCAGGGAACTCACAACAGCCGACCAAGACCGTGGCGCCGGGCGCTTATGACTTGGTGTAAGGACGTCTTATCTTATGACCACGATCCATCCCCGGGTCGTGATGGAGTAGCACGTTCGCCAGGATACCACCTTCGTTCTGAGGCGTCCCTGCTCCTATAGGAATTAGGGTATAATTGGCACTTACTCGGCTGTGCCCGTATTTTACTTCGCCCAAATCCTGGGTATAAATTTTGACTAGACTTGGTGTGAACATCCGTCCCTCAAGTGAGGTAACCTTCCCAGCATGGACTTAACAGTCATTGGGTCGAGATAATTAGTCAAGGGCAAGTGATGACTATACTCGATTTACGACAACATCCAGATCATACGATCGGAGAACCGCGATATTGCGGAGTACGTCAAATTGGAGCCTGTCGGGCCCGAAACCGGGCAAATTGTGCCACTCGCGCGGAGCCTTGTCTTTCTACAACACGACTTGAGCTTACCGCCCTTGGACAACCCATGGCCGGCTCCGGTTGGTTGACAGCCCTATCGGAACCGGAAGTTCGGGTACATGCGAGAGGGACTTTGCTTTACCGCTGGGTCCAGCCTTGCACGTTGACAGCCGCGTCCGAAAGGGAAAGGCCTGGGTGCGCGGTTTCGTCCGAAGGTAAAGGCATCTTGCGGCCGTAGGCTATGATCTATATTGAGTCCGTTCAACTTTGTCGACGACTTTGTGAGATTAATTATATGCGATATATGGCTACTTGTCGCCGGCCAAGACTTTTGTCAACAGTCGGGCGCTGAGGTTGATTCCTCTAGAGGAGAACGAAGGGCAAGGACGCCAAGTGGCGTATCTCCTAATACCAATGAGAGATATCAGCTGACCGGAATGTTCTTGGTGGCCGATCCTGGCCGCACTTTGCAGCTATAAACAAGAGTTTCGTTTGACTCTCCTCATCTCAGTCTACTACTTGTGCAAAGCAATCACAGTAAGTCCAGTGTACTTGTAGTATACGAGCGATACTTATATGCTCTTCTACCAGATCACAAACGGCATCACCCTCAACTGTTGAATCCTGATTCTTGGGTAACAACATATACAAACACTCGTAAAGAATTTCATAAATCAGAGCCCACAAATCATGCTATCAGACGTGAAGAACGTTGTGTCCACCCTGTTTACCCACAAACACGCACCAGCGGTGAGCGATCAGCAGAAGGATGAGATATATTCCTAATTATTTTTCCTTCTCCCTCTCCCCCACAGAAATCAAGCGAACCCTTATCAGTCGCACATCCGGAGAAACAAGCTGATCATGAGGCACCAACTGGTAGGCGATATACGTACGTAACGCTAATTTCCATTCTGGTAACAAATTCCCTACAGCTATGCAGCGCCCAAGCCAACGCCCATCCAACCTAGTACCGAAGAAGAAAACCAGGCGGCCAGCCGTGGTATTCCCATCCGTGGGATCAGCAGTCGCGGCTCGGGCCAAGGCATGATTTATGCAAGTCCAGACGGAAGGATTTCCATGCATGCCGAGCCCACTGCGGAACCCATTACTCGCATCTCTCCGCCTCATTCCCCTCCTGCTAGTCCACGCAAGGGTCTGTCCCGACTTTGGAGCAGGAGCCGCAAGTCTGTTGATGAGAGTACACCCAAACCGGTAGAGTCTCAGCCAGCGAGGTAAGTCAAATTCATCATGTGCCTCGACTCAATCCTCAATAACGAAATCTCAGCCGCCAGTGGAGGCGCCTGTCGAATCCGAGTCACATCCTACACCAAGCAGCCCTACTGCAAAGCATACAAAAGTTCCATTGAAAGACAAGGTCATGGGTACGCTAGAATTTATTGGCAAAATAGGATACGGGCTATAATGTGTGTTAATTTGTCCTGTAGGCGAATTCAAGATCATTTCTGGAAAGGTTTCTAGGGACGGAACTAAGGTCGAGGAAGGGATTGCCCTCAAGACCGGTCATGGTCATCCTGAGCCTGTCGAAACTGAGAGGCATTGAAGTGGTGGATAGGTTGAaccgataccagggaattatTTCGAATATTTTCGATTGCTTACTATTGTATCATACGCACTGGGGTTCTCCCCAAATACTCTCTTCTAGGTTTCCGATAGTGTAATGTACTCGAATTATTGATTCGTGATGGCTGTGTTAATAGTGAATAAATGATCAATAAATGATCATATTTCCATATTATCATTGGCGCTTTCGATGAGGGCGGAGGATATCATTTAGTTCATTCATCTAAATACGTCCATGGATTCCTCAGCCACTTTGCATCTGCTAGTGGCCATATCTACATTCAAGATAGTTCAGTATACACACCGTTCAATatgagaaaaaaaaaccccTACCCTTGCCAGAACTCTCGCCCTGACAAGCCCTATTGGCACGGGACCATACACTCTCGAATCTCTCGAATTGTTGTAATTATCACCCTGCAGCCACACATGACCTTGGGGCACCACGATATGTCTCGCATCGCTCTCCGAGGGGTCAACACATACTGTATCGCCCGGCAGACCAAGAAGACGCTTGCACACGAGCCGGGTGGGGTCTACGGGCGAGATACTGATTACCAGGTCACCCCTCGAGAGTCTGGGCGGAGAGGTCTTGAGAGATAGAGACTCTTGCAGGAGGATGTCGCCGTGCGGGTTCAGCGTGGGTAACATCGAAGCACCTTCGCACTGGGCATATATGAATTACCATTTTATATGTATCCTTGTACACGGCTGGGGAAACGATTGTTTGTGCTCACCATTCCGATATTGGCAACATGCTGCGTAAATAAATGCGCGACGCAGGTGACCTAGCTCTCCCATTAGGCCCCAATTATTTTTCGCGCAAGTACTTCACGTACCTGAGTTACGACAAATACGTACCCTCTTAGACGTTGGTAAAACAACGCCTTGAATGAGTTCATTGGCAAGTTCAGGAAGTGCCTTGTATTTCAAATCAAATGGTAAGCGCCGGCGTTTCTTTGAAACTCTACTGAATTTACAAGTCCCGAACTATTTCTGGTCCAAGTAAGATAAAACTTCGTCTTTGATAAAATGCTATGAGATATTATTGGGCACGTGTTTTGTGATGTATTTCATTGTCTTCAAAGACCCTCGGTCCGTTGTGAACCCGCATACATGCCCATTTATATATTCCACACACACGTACTGTGCTACATAGTAGTTATCAGCAAGGAGAATACCATGTTCTTGGATCAATTCTATCGCCCTAATCATGTTCAAATCTATCTCACCCTTCGCCCATCGACACACTACTGAGATGAGCAGAGGTAGTAACAGATCATTTCGAAGAGTGATGCAGTTTTATGATATTCCGCTATCAACTATCTGCACTGATCTATCTAGATCATTTCGAATTACCTAGCACTCTTTCGCAATGCACATAGGCCAATTCACGTTCCCTGCATCATACCGGGTTTTCATAGGGCTTTCCGGGATTTGAACTGGTGTGGGGCGGCTATTCGGCCAGCACGAGCCCCTAAATATGCAGGTTGCAATGGATTGGGGAAATCATCTGATTTTCGAAGTATCGTCCCAAGTCGAATATAGTAACTTCTTCAAGAGACATACACCAACTAGATTTTTTTTGTGCGTTTAGGTCTCGGGATCTTCACAAGTAAATCGACCCTGCATGTTGTTGGTCAAACACAGATTATAAAAGACATACAAAATAATGATAAGTATATACCAGGCTCCCCAAGATCATCCATTCATCTGGGCCTACTTCTATAGTATTAGATTTGTGCCTCACTTCCAGATTTGGAGTCGAAACCATTAGTTTGATGCGATGAGGAGCCGAGGTGAGATTGGTGGCGCAATGGTGATGCAACGTTTATTTAGCGAACAAGCCAGTAGAGTACTGGGGCCAATGAATTAGGCGTCTAACAGGATAGAGAGGATACTTGCAGCCTGGACCCTGGGTCTTTCCGAACATCACCCCGAGCCCCATACGGTCTGGTTAACTCCGACAGATGCATGGTACGGTACCGGGTCTGTACCATGGGAAGGAAATAGGGGTGTCGCGAAAATGAAGTAAAGTAACGTCGGATGACCGCAAATTTACTTGCAAAGTCACAGTGTATGCTACCTATGGTGTACACAATGACCACTGCGCCCTTCGAATCTCTCTTTGCTCCTCTTTTGAAGCTCTGGGGATTATCAGAGGGCCCGGTGGGTAATACGAGACTAGAACGAAAGATACTGCGTCTGTAGGAGAGACGGCTTTGATAAGGAAATGAATAATGAACGCATTTTTACAGGCTACTATTTGTGTGATTGCTTGCTTGCCAGTGTGCTTGTTTACCACCAGAAGCGAAGAGAATCTCTGCTGTGACACTAATCCGTTGTAGTTGGACTTTAATAGAGTAGCAAGGGTGAGATCCAAACCTATAGCATGGTCATTGAGCAAATCATGGGTGAAATGCATTGTAACCTTTACGAGTAACTTTTTGTTCGTGCGGCGCTACTTCGCTTCACTCCTGCATTCCTTTTCAATGCTACAGAGCCGGTACTGTACCATCCTCTCGTCATAGTCTACCAAACCGTACAAGGCTAGGGGGATGCTCGGAAAGACCCAGAGTCCAGCCTGTGAATACATTCCCTCCATCCTATTAGGAGTCTATTTGATTGGCCTCTCTTACAGTGGCGTTATGCTGATAGGTTTGGGGAGTCAGCGGCGACAAGATTCACCATTGAATAGGCGATACCCTGCCCTGTTGTAGATCTAATGCACATTTCGTCATCAAATCAAGATGAGACTACCTCCATACTTATCGCTCCGGCCTGCCTGAAAGCCTTGTTCACAATAGTAACTGGGCTGCCTGCACCTTCTTGTACTGATTACTCGGGACGTTGAAAGGATACCTCGGTAACTACCCAATACTGACCCCAGGGAGGTCAGGGTCGGGCTGACGGATCGCCCCATGTTCAAATTACTATCCGGTGGAGCGCATGAAACATTTGATGAAGCACAAAAGAAAATATATGTATGTGTCAGAATAAGCTACCTTAAGGATGGAGGAGAATAGGCTCTTAGCGCAATAAAATATGTAGGAATTGTTgagtttgtacccaaaaatTCACATGTTGGGGTGTTTCTTATCGAAAATGAATAGCACAGAATGACGAAATTAGGATGAAACACCCTATATATTCCCGCATGCTCTATttctgggggggggggtattCGGCTGAGACATAGGATGATTAGTTTGATATAGTTGTTATTATTTGGCCTATCCTCTACCATAGAACGAATATCCATCTAATAATCCTTCCTTTTATGCATGCCCTACTGCCTATCACTGGTTTTTTACTACTCTAGGTTTGGGATCAAAGACTGGTGAAAAGTGGCCATGACCACTTAACAATGCACATCTATAGAAAATGCTTTGGGAAGCACATCTCGAAAACATTGTGCAACCAATACTAGCCACATGCATGGAAGTCGTTCGCCGAGCCTTATCGGCCTCAAATTCAGCCATTTCCACTATGCTATAACTACATCTCAACCCCCGGCCGGTGAAGGATGACCGCCAACAATAAATTTCGATAAGTTATCTAATTTGTGGGCCCAAACCTGGAAAGAGGTTCATAATCGAATCGAAGCTATTCAAGAACAAAAAATCGTTGTTGCTATATTGGGCTACATACCTCGTGCTCCGCTTTTCAGTTCGCCAATTTGACTATAAGACCAAGTACAAGATCATTTTTCAGAATACTTCATAGCTATAATACGTGGCGAATCTAGACTCATCCTGTGATACTTGTGCAAGCTCAGGAAGATCTATTAATAAGTATTTTTGTGGCTACGTCGACCCTGGAGCTCCGGCACCTCAAACTGCTATTGCATAAAGCTCGCCAGGCCCTTATGTCTTACCTCAAAGTAGTAGGGAAAGCTCGGGCCATGTACGGCGTGGAATAAAGCCGGAGCACGGGCTTTCCTATTCATACATAGATACCATGAATCACGAGCCATATATGATGCAATGTATGTTCGTACATCGCGAACGACCAAGCTGTTCTTATTTCAGATCTTCCCCTCTTCTAGATTCACGCTCATACCCGAATTGAAGCACATGAGGCATCACATGGTACAAGGCCAAGTATAGACTCGGTTGTCAGTGTAACTTATGATCTGGCAAAGCTGATATGGCCAATGATACGCCGCATATACTTCCCTCCCTCCGTATTGGGCCATCAAAAGAGGTTAAATCGGATCCTAAATAAGTTTATCTCATACGTAGCACAATGAACGGATCGTTTGTCTCGGCTATATATTTCATCCGCCAACCTGGAGCGAGGATTCGTCGGGAGTTTCCCGCATGAAGATGTGCCACATAAGAATTAGACCGTGTGCGCAgaattttctcaatttctGACGACAGCATGGGAGATACAGGAAATTAATTATTCTACAGGGTATAAATATGAGAGACAGCAGGCTGCTAGGACCGCATCAATACGCATAGACCCTCCTTTCAATTATGTTCTACCCACGTACCAATCTCGTCATCGCCACTCTCGCGCTCTCCGGGCTGGCCGCTCCTTTGTCGCCTAGACAGGACCAGAACCAGGGCCAACCCATCAGTGTCGGCGTAAGTTTCAGACTAGCGAATCATTGAGCTTTCTATTGATATCCTTCCCTACTAGATTCACGCAAACCGCTCAGCCCCTGCCTCTGAGGTATTCGGAACAACTTTCGATAAACCGAACTTTACCACTCTGCCAACAGGGTTGTGCATAGTACCACAGTTCAATACTCAAGCCGGAATAGGGCAACCACAGAAATTGCTAATTGTTCAACAAGCTCTGGATCTGTGTCCAAGAGCGAAAAGGATCGTCGTAAGTTTGTTTGGTGGTGATTGGACAGGGTTTCAATTGATGAACATGTGACCTTTAGGTGTCGATCTCAAATTGACCGATTGTTCTGGACTGTAATTGTTAGCTTTGTGTCAATAAATGGCTTATTTGGAATAACAATTAGACTTGGAGGTAAAGGAGCTACGATTGTTTGTGGTCCGCGCGGTTAGAGGGCGCCCCCATGCGTTGCGCTGCAGCACCTCACCTTAAGCTTGAGTACAGCTCGAATTCCAGTATTCTTCTCTAATGCTAACTATGACCTGGCAACTTGCGAAAAGAAGTAGGCATCACATATTTCACTCTCAGGCACTGTGGCAACGTCCATCACATGGTCTACTGAACCGCTGAGCGCTCACAAGTTACAACCATGTCTGAAAAACGTGGAAAAGAAAATGTTCTAAATGCGCTAGATGTATAGTACAAGGTAACCGACTAGGTTCTTGCAAAGTTTTTGCCTAAGGGTAACCAGGGGGATCGTCATCAATGCGGGGCTCGGTGATTCCACGCGGGGAAAGTGCTCGACTCGGGCCCAAGGCCATTTGTCTAAGCTGGCGACAGCCTTCTTAAAGAGCTGTACTATGAAAACTACACACAAACAGTGTAATTTACATTCGCGATGCATAGGGATACCGGAGAGTATGTGCCATAGTGAGCCCAGATGCTATCGCACGACCGTCGGTCGGTGCAATAAGTACGTACACGCACACAAAGATCATGTGTCGCGTTGACTTAACCCTTGTTTGTCCATACGGACAATGAGAATCGCCAGCGTGGTGAGGATCGTCGACAAGGGAACTTGCCAAGCGAACCTAGGGAGTTATTAGGACCCGTAGCGTTCGAATTTGCACTGGTCGTCAAGGTACGCTCCCGAGCGCCGGGCGCCAAATCGGGATATATTACCCCCTCCCTGGCCTTGATTGACTCTCATCCTCCTTTGGTTCAGGTTTCTTTTTGGTGGCTGGTCTCACCACTCGCTCAGTCGATCCTTCATTTTTTTTCCTTTTACTTTTTCTCAAGTCAGTCTTGACGACCGACCAAACAGTCCTAGCCAATTTTTCACTCTTTCACATCGAAGAAAATGATTGGTTTCGTTTCTGCTGCGTTTTTGACCTTGGTTTCGCTGGCCGATGCTCTTCCTACACCTAAAGGACGGGTTAGTGTGCTCTCGACCGGATCTAAAGTCAAGAGTGAGTTTTGAAATGTATTGGAGAGAATGATAGTTGACGAGGAACGTAGCCAATTCGTATATTATTTCGCTTAAGAGCCAGGAGGTCGCAGATAAACACATGAACTGGATTAACACCCAAGTCGCCGGATACAACAGTTCTTGGGTTGGTTCCCAGTTTAACCAGTCTGCCTCCCAGGGTAGGTTTACACCGCATCATCAAAAGAATTTACCTAATCAAGAGACAAAGGTTTCGTTGCATATAGCGTCGTTCTTAACCCGAACGATGCGGCTGTGTCGATGGAGGATGGTTCAGTTCTCAAGAACAAAGATGGCTCGCCTATTTCCATTCTCgaggctgccaaggcccGTTCCGATATTGAGTttattgaggaggatcagaTTATGCGTACTACGGCTGTGCAGGAAAACGCcccttggggtctccaaagGATCTCGAGCGCCCAGAAGTTGCCTGCCGGCAGTCGTGCTAATGCGTTGGCATTCACTTAC
It contains:
- a CDS encoding Clavaminate synthase-like protein; this translates as MSSGSDYQSDSSYDYQRNTLSFLEDQEWPGTVLVSLLQDLEDTLHPNTQDLIECGQNFLGSLELFELDPETVQSKLALGREWRRLYTDTVLLRCLKLLKEKSSIGKSENAQSNDEWERAIRLLDQAIILAGAPGEGRLELTLSCISFIQRWYLPLVIDISTPHRVLSQQPTLSLGTDLVPTITPPPSLSAFPARAQRPFVLPGFASSWPATTNWKSKSYLVSCAGRGRIVPVERGGDYRTDDWSVELVPWSDFLDKIGWGEEVDDTEQLYLAQHSLFTQFPKLRADIQVPDYVYAEPESHPCYVGPPGNNEQLVINAWCGGRGANSPAHTDPYYNIYVQIVGFKIIWLAPPEASSGMYAFNPISKPSHEGDTPTEPSRILNARE
- a CDS encoding collagen alpha-1(VII) chain, translating into MLSDVKNVVSTLFTHKHAPAKSSEPLSVAHPEKQADHEAPTGRRYTYAAPKPTPIQPSTEEENQAASRGIPIRGISSRGSGQGMIYASPDGRISMHAEPTAEPITRISPPHSPPASPRKASEPPVEAPVESESHPTPSSPTAKHTKVPLKDKVMGEFKIISGKVSRDGTKVEEGIALKTGHGHPEPVETERH